The genome window gacgcacctttccataagactcaccaattttttaggagaagagaacaggaaaatataatctgtttccttcgctccataagacgcacagactttccaccctcctgttttgtggggaaaaagtgtatcttatggtgcgaaaaatacggtagcttgtCTTACTATAAAAAGGGATCTCGTTAGACAAGGATTCCCAatcctgggtccccagatattctgggactaaaactcccagaagccatcaccactatctgtgctggcctgggtttctgggtgttgtcatccaagaacatctgtagatGTGAGGCTGGGACCACCACTTTAGACCAGTGTATTGGGTATGTGTATATGTGCAAACAGGTATACAGTACATAGCATCCCTTTAGGGCTTCCTTTAGTACACAGATTTCTTCTTCAAACACATTTTGTTCATCAAAATGATGAGTATTGTGCTAGTAGCTCAGTGGAtcattgtttttatattcttctGTATCCTGACAAAGGGCTACCGACGGCTGAGTTTTGACATCATCGCCCATCGACAAATCCGTAGGAAGATGAACGACCGATGGAGGCAAATCCTGGAGGTTTTAGGTACAGTATCCTTAGTTTGCAGACCAAGTACTTCCAATGAAGGTCAACTTTGAAGTCCTTACTGTTTTTTCTTTGTACCAATTCTGCCTGCCATACACATTAGGACATTGCTTTCTGGGAGTGTGAAGGAAATTGTCTTATTTGTCTGTCAAATagatcatttaaaaaacataTGTTTTTCAGTTTGCTGTTATATTTGCAGATTCATTTTATAGCAAAACAcctagaccagtgtttcccaaccttttttgagttgttAACCACTTTTtaacagccaagtaacctgtgaaaAACCCTCCACCatatttgcattaaaaggcatttttgatAGGAAAAACGATTGTGAGAAGACAAACTTCcccggaaaagacaataatgttaggaaaagaggaagatagaaCTCGAGAGTGAGTGACTTAATAAATATTGAGTCTTTTACAAGACTGCAACAGTGAGGTTTTTAGGAGAGAGGGGAAACATTAATTCATAGGGGACCCCAAAAGCAGCAGCaatctgacagcacataacactgCCACCAAATATCTGCTGCCTGATAAGAGGGTCCTTCCCCCCTTGGCTTAGCTGGGCTTGCAATTTTGGTTCTGGCTGCTCCCAGGCCCCACCAAGCTTTTCTTAGCGTCTCCTCCAGCCTAGCTGGGACGGATCTGCCAACATCATTCCCAGGCATAAGTGGGAGGGGATTCTCCAGATCCTGAAAGAGAAAAGCAGCCCTTTGGGGAAGAGAAACTTCACACTTCTCTctggggaagaaaggagaaagaagaagggacTTCTTTTGGACTGCACACTTTATCCCATGATCCACAGCTCCCTTTCTCTCTAGGAATCCAACTCAGTGCCTTTAACCCTTGCTGAGAAAGCAAAGCAATTAATAACTTGTTAGCTTCATCAGTGGCTTACGGCTAGAAACCCTTAGTTTGTTTAAGCCTGACAaccctcagaaaacactttgtgaccccctcTAGGGTCCCATGTTGGAGACTTTTGACCTAGACAAAGAGTTCCTCAGAATTATCTGGTAAAGCAGACATATATAGTATCTGTTGTTGCAAGATATCAAATAGCAGAAAGGGACTCTAAACTAGAATATTAATAGGAAAATATTGTATCAGTGTATGCCCTATCACATATATGACATCCAATTTTTGACTTCActgtttggaagaaaaaaattataatttaaaagcaGAATATAAGAAATTCATTTCTGATATTCCTGGCAGCATATATACCAAAAGCAAGCTGAGATTTGCTGCATGTCCACATTTGTTCCATTGCCTGGACTGCTGCGATGCCACTGAATTCTAGCATGAGAGTAGTAATCTCCCgtagtaccctgttttcccaaaaataaaacttaacctgaaaatgagccctagtatgatttttcaggatgctcgtaatataagccctacccacaaaataagccccagttaagtgaaaccccgccctccaccattgtgcagcaaccagaagataatactgcatttgaataaaaatcaatataagaccctgtcttattttcaaggaaacacagtaTGTTGGAAGGTAAGCAGATGCAGATCAATTAATTGATTATATAGTTGTTACGAATGAAGAGAAAGATCTGTTTGGGACTGGTGATGGAGACACTttgtctgtttctgctgcctgtCAGAGCTTGATTAACCAAAAGCCAAAGTTCTTAAGAATTACACCAGACTACCATACTCCACATGGGATTCTCCTTTGATCATACAAGATGGTGATTAATTGTCAAGTAAGCCTTTGCTTGCTTTAACATTTGGTGGCAGTGTTGTTTGTTATGTCTGGACAGTGTCCCAGGTTTCCTATTTCATATCAGGTTCCAGGCTTATGCGTTTGAATCGTTACCGCCAGGGGCTCTGTGTAACAGCGTAATCAGTTCCCTGTTCTCTGATCACTGTCTGTCCGGATTAGTGCAGTGCTTTGTAGATGGCGTAGTTTTTGAAAACAGTATGGAAAGACATAGTCAAAATGGGACAAGACTATCAAATGGACTGGGTGATTTGAGCATATTCAGAGCTTAGAATTACTTTCGtgtacagctcctagaatccacTAGCAAGCACGGTCAGCTGTAGGCCAAGCAATATATTTTCTAAGCTATGGCCATGTAACTATGTTTTATGCGTACTGTCTTCAAGTCCTTTTTCAGACCAAATTCAAATTCCTGATTTTGACCTTAAGATCCAAAACAGGTTTGGGCAGGGGACATGAAAGATCACCTCTTCCCACATGTGCCCAACCAGATCCTGGGATCACCTTACGGTAGTTTCCTTCTCTCAGGGTTCTCCCACCTCAGGAGACGCAGTACTGGGCTAGTGCTTGGAAAAgatgttaccatatttttccgtgtataagacgccccatgtataaaatgccccccacttttctaatccaaaattgagaaatctaagtggagcatagcaagtggagggggaaagggatcaaggtgtgcaggatctctttgatccctgcttttccctccacttgtttttgttctctcctcagcttacttccgtgtataataCGACcgccaatttttagtctaaagtttttagacaaaattatagtcttatacacggaaaaatatggtaacttgaACTTTGCCTTACACATTCCCACAGTGACCTTTGCCACTGGAcatggaaaacttacttttttgaaCCACAAACAGCCACACTAatcaggattctgggagtcctttttccaagctttgtactGAAGACACACACTTTTCCTTGATGGCATCCTGTTTATAGAGTGCTCTTCTTAGAGAGGCTCCCCTGATGCCAGGAGATGGATGACCTGTTAAGTTTGTATACTTCTAGAGTCTTGAATGTGCAGAAGCCaatcccccccgccccccttttAGAGTCTTTATGGGCTGGGATTCTTTGTTGCTGGAATTTTTATTCAGCATCATAGGTTTCTGTGCAGGTTTTAAGGAGGACTTTAACGactgagttgtgttttttttcctactgccagTTTCCCAGACAGCACAGACAATAAAAGAGGGAATGTTTGTAACTGAGTGAGTTGGTGTTCTGAATGGATATGGAGATAATGTGAACATTTCCCAATGTAGGATTCAAAGATGAAGCTGATGGACTTCTCACGGTCACATCCAGCACCACCTACGAATCCCTTCACAATCCTCAAGAGGCCCGCAGGCTCCACAATGCACTGGCTCAGCAGACAAGCATTTTTGGCCATCACCGTGGTGGTCCCCCAGAGAGATACCTTTTTGTACTTGTGAGTAAAGGAGGAAGCTCTTGGTGGGACAGAGAGTTGCCAGACACGGGCCCTCAGTTGCTCCCTGTAAAGCCCTACTTGCCCACTAATGTTCCTTAGCTTTTGAGATTACTCTTTCCACTACCATAATGGCTCCCAATATTGggggcccagatgttcttggactacagctcccagaaatctttgccagcagagctagtggtgaaggcttctgggagttttagtccaagaacatctggagacctaaagTTGAGAAGCCCTGTACTACTAGTAGCAGGCAGGAAAGCCATAATAGTAAGGGTTGCTCTTCAATGGGAgaagaaaagattttttaaaatatatttgtatccAGCCCCATTGTAATCACTGTTTTCCTGTTTAGAGTTTCAAGAAAACACTCTTTTAGATtacagctgaaatcttgttctgtCCAGACCAGGACCATAGCTGAGGAAAAGTTAAATTTTGGGGAGTGCAACTCTCAAAATTCCACATGTGTAAGTTGTGGGGGTGGCCCACAGTTTGCACAGCCACActttggctgggggattctgtggGTTGCCCTCCCAAAAAGGTGACTTTTCTTAAGCTATAGTCCTGGCCTAGAAATAATATGATGGCAGCAGGTAGAATTTAAGTTAGGGAAGAGTGGGCTTGACTTGGTCCCCTTCTTTTGAAAGCTCATAGGCTTGgatttccattaaaaatataatgggttttttaattagcAATTGCTCATGTCTAAGAGGGTAACTCCACACTCGTGGAAGACCATGCTTTTAAAATGACAGGACCTGGCCATAGGGTTTCCTTAAGAGGGCGTTGCTTGGCCATTTTCAAAGCAGACTGGTTAAAATGACTGTTCTCTGCTCCTAAAAGAAACTATTGCAGGCCTTTACCCATGATGGAGGCCCAGGGTCCCCATACCCATTTCCTCCCTTATTTCTCACACAGGAGTTACTCCAGCATGAAATACCCTGCAAAACaagtattcttcttcttcttcttcttcttcttcttcttcttcttcttcttcttcttcttctactactactactactactactactactactactactactactactactactatactttttccccctgctttttccCATAATCCAATCCCAGGACAGGCTTCTTCTCCTCGACGTAGGAGAGGACTTCTTCTCAGCAGCTCGACACTTTTATCCTCTGGAGGAAGCAGAAGAAGGCAACACATCTTCCAGTGATGGAGGTCCTTCTACTCCGGGTCCCGTCTTAGTCAAGTTGGACAGTGAAGCTTCAGAAGAGGCTGaggtggaagaagaggaggagggggtgatggaggaagaagaggaagaggaggaagaggaggaggaggaggaaccagaTGTGGAATAAACTGAAGAAAAGGATGAACCATAAAGATGGAGAACAATGAGGAAAGTACCATGGAGGAAAACCAACTCAACCTTTGGATGGAAGAGCAAATGCAGTTGACATATTTAGAGCTACAATAAGCTACAAGTTGACTCTGGTGTTAGTGCCATAATTATGGAAATATGGGTGTACTGGAAAATTTCCTTAACTCACAATTCCCTGTTCCACATCCCTGATTTCTATGTATTCATTTACTTCTTgttaaattcaatttttttaccTCTTGGTGCACAATTTAGATTCCATTCCTTAATAAGAATACACTGATTTTCTAATTGCCAGAAGTCTGGATGTGTTCTGAAACTTTGTTGCGCAGCAGAATGTGTTATTTCTGTTCAGGACTGAGCACTCCAGAGTCCTCCGCTTTCTAGTCCTTTAGTTTAGGAGACGAAGATAGGTCTGAAAACAAACAAGCTACCTTAGGAAAGCAAGGTCAGCTTTCTGTCTTCCTCCTTGTGCCTGTTCATGTTTTGTCCTTCCTGGCCACCTGTTCTCCTGTCATTGCTGCTGTCTCGCAATATCTCTTGTGCACAAACTGTCCCTGTCATACAAGCCAGCCAAGCCTGGATGACATTCCTGCTCTGCCCCACCGCTAATCCTTCTGGCTCCTGTTCCTAAATAGCAAAGCCTCTGGTTGCTTGGAACAAAAGACCCTGATGAGGATATTCTtccctctgtttctccctttcttcctctccttaagAGACTTTTTGTACCCCAGAGGTCAAGCATTAGCCAAGAACTTGGCAAGAAAGAGAGGAAGCCACCCTGCCCCCTTACTGTCCTCATCCTCTCTAGCAACTGAGAACAACCATTAAGCAATTAACAGCCTTTCAAGACATTCACCCAACTTGCCCTGTGTTGACATTTCCCTTCCTTATCAAGGTACCTGTGGTTTTGCACTCTCCTAAGGATCCCAAACCTCTTGCAAGGGGTGGCTTGCAAGAGGGCCCAATGTGAACTGTGATCCTGATCTCACCACAGCCAAAATCAGCCTTCCATGAGGCCTGGTGAAGCACACAGCTGATTCTGAATACCATGAAAAGCCAGAAAATGTTTAATATGTTGTTATTTTGTTACTACCACTTATGATGATTCCTGTCTCATGTTCCAGAATAACTGTAACGGCCTAGGATACCATGTGCTTTGATTCTGGGGAGTGTAtgacgaagagttggacacgactaaacgatgacaacaAATGACATTAGCTTCTCTAGCTCAGGTGGCCAAATATCTTAGGGTGGCTATGCATTTGGGGAACGTTGTGTGAGGAGGTGCATTCCGCAGTGGATTGGGCTGATTCACCAGGTCCATCTGTATTTCTTATCAATTGGACATTTTCCCCACCAAACACTGCTCAGTTATATTCATTTCTACTCCAGAGAAGACGCCAGTATAACAGCTGCCAGGGTTCCAAAGCATAGCATAGTTCTATATAGCAGCTTCCCAGCCTTGAATAAGTTCTTATTTCTAATCAGTGATGAGAGATAACAGTGGAAGACGATTGAAGGAGAATATCCAGAGTTTAGGGATCTGGGAGTTAAGAGAAAGCCCCTGTAGGAATTTAAGGAAAAATAGAATGAGTGGTTGCCATCTGAATCTAAGGAGATCCTTGCATACATGTAATCCCCATGCTATGCTTTTATCATGGGTTCCAAACTGTTGCAGAAGGCTCCTCTTTGTTTTGTGCACTTGCTTTAGAGTAGCCTATGCtatttcttgttatgtgctgttaagtcacgtCTAGTGTATGGTGACCCCAACAGAGTcctcaaggtatatgagatgttaAAGGAGTGATTAACTATTGAAATTTGGAATCTTGGGTTTACTTCATCATCAAGAATTTCTATCCTTAGCATTTGAGGGTGCATCTGCTTATATGCATCTCTGCATTTCAGTGAGACTGCCTCTCTTGAGCAGCGTTTCTTTTACAGAACAAAAGCCTTTCTCAGAAGTTGCCTGTAGACCTTCTGAGCCACTTTCCATATTCTTTGGTGCTGCAGGTACAAGACAGCCCTTAGTAAAATATTGCTGCTATGAACATGTGTCTTGGATTTAGTCTCTTAGAACAGGCAAGGCCCTTAAGGAGCTCTGAGCTGCCACCTCACCTTTCAAACGACCAGAAGGCTGCTTAAGTTGAAGATGTCTGCCTTTACTTTGGTAAGTATCCCATGAAGCAACAGGGTCAGCTCTGTCCTTAAGCAAACTGAAGCACTTGCCTCAAATACGTAGCTAATATGAGGATGCAGCAGTCGAGTGCTGGAGGGACGTTATGTGTGCACAACGTTGTTTGCGCTGTGCAAAGAGATGGAAAACAGTTTTGGGACTAGAActactgatggatagctcagtggttgaggtctctaaTTGCAGaattagaggctgggagttcaattccccactacgcctccctgacaggagtgggactcagtgatccattgtatcccttccagctctgcagttccaagatggtGATTATTAagaggaggatttctatgacatgtcatatttttaagGTGAGTTTGAACGTGTTTATGAGTAGCCTGGTGAGAAatgccagattactcataaacatgttttaacttgcttatgggttcaaatgtaggttgcagagaaaatgtgaaatgtcatagaaatccttccccttgtgatggtggtgatgatgatgattttgaagCCTAGCATTGGCAATCCAAAAAAGGAGATCTGTACCCTCAAACCAGCCAACTGCCTTCTGATATTGGAGAGGACACTGCCATCCAATTGTCAATGTTGAAAAGAGATTCTGCTGCCCATCCTAGTCAGCTTTTGTACCCAGAACGTGTTGCAgaggtttgaatttctggtagaattcctGTTGCtacgcagtagaagtacagagatccacaaaggagaatagctacaagtcctcccgagtccacctctttctcattaattggcacttataatctcagtaactcattctgagacattttatTACTTACTATTGTGAAGAGatcatcagcaaacaaacaactgaacgggggggggggggtaagaagCACACagtagagaggcagggctctctgtaaattcagaggcaggaaggaacaattggttagtgttggatagattgacaatcaccccagcccaggcAGGTCCCTCCCAGATACACTTACTTCAGACACCATGTAAGGTTGGAATAACTCCTTAACATAATGTTcttcacttcaggcagcagaatgtcttaGACTAGTCTAGCTGTCAAAAGATGTTTAGCACTTGCAATTTGCATTCATATGATCTTGGGTAAATGGGTTTTGAATAACGGGCCCAAATATCTATATGGATGCCTTCCTGCCTCTGTACACGTTGATTTGTGGCCCTTCCTGTAGCTTCATCTCAAGTCCCTAGagcttaaattttttattttgtggggagCTACTATTCTCAGAAGAAACTAGGGAATTTATGGGAATTGTCATCCAAAAAGTGTATTTCCAAACTGGTTCCCTTTGGCCATCTACAAAGAAAAAGGTGATGGGTTTGGGAgcttttaccaccaccaccacctcacctGCAGGTTGTGTCACCTCAAACTGACTCTTCCTCTGTCctgcttcttttgcttttgtgCAGAGTATCCATTCCTACATCACCAAAATAAAAAG of Pogona vitticeps strain Pit_001003342236 chromosome 6, PviZW2.1, whole genome shotgun sequence contains these proteins:
- the LOC110082060 gene encoding melanoregulin isoform X1, whose translation is MEKPRVGRGGQRRLPWEGEGRKPSPFTRLGTGSGFPLSTMHRYKRNCKDTLEYFNKLQKRRQSEAANLWNEPVDRTHMERDDDHELHKLLKKRSKMRRGSEGYRRLSFDIIAHRQIRRKMNDRWRQILEVLGFKDEADGLLTVTSSTTYESLHNPQEARRLHNALAQQTSIFGHHRGGPPERYLFVLDRLLLLDVGEDFFSAARHFYPLEEAEEGNTSSSDGGPSTPGPVLVKLDSEASEEAEVEEEEEGVMEEEEEEEEEEEEEEPDVE
- the LOC110082060 gene encoding melanoregulin isoform X2, with the protein product MDFWYKVCCCCCHREEELEKNPLVVGDTLEYFNKLQKRRQSEAANLWNEPVDRTHMERDDDHELHKLLKKRSKMRRGSEGYRRLSFDIIAHRQIRRKMNDRWRQILEVLGFKDEADGLLTVTSSTTYESLHNPQEARRLHNALAQQTSIFGHHRGGPPERYLFVLDRLLLLDVGEDFFSAARHFYPLEEAEEGNTSSSDGGPSTPGPVLVKLDSEASEEAEVEEEEEGVMEEEEEEEEEEEEEEPDVE